The following nucleotide sequence is from Trichoplusia ni isolate ovarian cell line Hi5 unplaced genomic scaffold, tn1 tig00000744, whole genome shotgun sequence.
TTGTTTGAGCTACGGTATTCTCTGAACCATACAAGGTCCCCCGGATTAAACTGTCTTGTGACGCCACTCGATGTAGCTTCTACTGTCTCTTGGCGAGCTCTAATAAGTGCCTTCTGGTCTGGTTTCAAACAATCTAACCGCATGCGCAAGTTGCGCCCTAATAACATCTTGGCGGGGCTTTCCCCGGTTGTATAGTGTGGTGTGTTTCTGTACGCCAGCAGAAAACGACACAATGTGGAGTGTACGTCGGATTTCGATTTAATCGCCTTTTTAATgctctttttacaaattttaacagcGTTTTCCGCTGCCCCATTAGAAGCTGGGTGATAAGGTGCCGAAAATATATGTTctataccattattatttaagaattgctGAAATTCTCCACTGAAAAACGGAGGGCCATTATCACTAACCAATTGTTTAGGTAACCCAAATCTCGCCCACATCTCtcgtaattcttttattaccGCTTGCGATGTGGTGCTCAGCATTCTAATAGCTTCAATCCACTTTGAATGTGCATCGACTACCACTAGATAAGTAAGACCGGCTACCGGTCCTAAGAAGTCTACGTGTATCCTGGTCCACGGTCGATCTGGCCACGGCCAGGCGCGGGGCGCATGCGCAGGTGGTGCGTCCGCCACTTCAGCGCACACGGTGCAGCTGCAACATGCTGTCTCTAGTGCCTCGTCTATTCCCGGCCACCATACGTAACTTCGCGCTAACGATTTAGTTTTGACTATGCCCATGTGACTCTCATGAAGCTCAGCGATCACTTTATTCCTACACGTACTAGGAATTACTAGCCTATGTCCCCACATTACACACCCTAGCTCAATATATAATTCCTTTCTACggttaaaatatggttttaattctttcatttcgACCTCGACCGGCCAGCCATCGTTTATATATCTGGCTACTCTGCTCAATACACTATCCGAaacggtttctttttttaacgtttgataATCTAATAACAATGCTTCCGCGGCAAAGTGTAAATACGTTTGTTCAGGTGTGTCTAATTCTTCACTAATAACCCCTTCTTTATGAGTGCTAATTAACCTAGACAAAATATCTGCCGTGTTTTTATCTGATCGAATGTactctatattaaaatcgtaagcTGATAGTTTAATGGCCCACCGCTGTAAACGACTCGCCGCCGTGTTCGGTATTCCTGCATGGGGCCCAAAAATTGTGACCAGCGGTTTATGATCTGTACGTAGTGTAAACTTTCTGCCATAAAGATACTGATGAAACTTGTCTACCGCGAAAATTATAGCCAAGGCTTCTTTATGTATCTGGCTGTAGTGTAACTCCGCGGCAGTGAGCGCCCGCGATGCGTACGCCACAACCCGCTCGCTGCCGTCAGACGCGCGCTGTGCCAGCACGGCCCCCAGCCCGCGTGCGCTCGCGTCGCATGTTACTATGCTCTCCAGCGATATGTCAAAGTGTGTCAATACTTCAGTACTACatagaagttgtttaattttattgaacacatatctatgtgttttagtccattgccaatgtttacctttcttaagtaattcgtaaagtggtgtaatatgagtactcaaattcttaatgaattttccatagaaattaaCCATACCGAGAAAAGACTTCAACTCTGAGACGTTAGTTGGGTCGGGCATAGATAggatcggttttattttatttgcatctacCCGTACGCcatgtttatcaattatgaatcctaaatattttacttggccTACCATAAActcacacttttctttttttattttcaacccattcctctctaaaatactaaaaacctgTTCAACTCTTTCTAAATGAGATTCTAAtgacttattctttattaaaatatcatcatagaATATGACTACGTCCTGcacgtttttaaagagattcatcatgaacttttgaaaaatgccCGGACTGGAAGAGAGACCATAAACGAggcgattgtatttaaaaagtcctCTGTGTGTATTAATTACTGTGTAGTTCCGAGAAGTTTcatccaaaattaattgattgtaagCCTGTGACAAATCTagcttagtaaaataatgattgccactcaaattactaaataagtcCTCTACCTTCGGGACCGGGTACCTGTCAACCAGTAAAGCCTTGTTAAGTGTCACCTTATAATCCGCGCATAAGCGTATTCCACCGTCTCCCTTCCTCGCTATAACTAGCGGTGTGGCCCAGTCGGACCGTTCAACGGGCTCGATGACGCCGGCGCGCAGCATCGCGTCTAACTCAGCATTGACCCGCGCCAGCAATGCATAAGGCACGGGGCGCGCTCGACAAAATACTGGCTCGGTCCCATCCCGCACGCATAACTTGACTTCTTCACCGGTATATTTGCCCAACGTGCCATCGAATAGGTTGTCATGTCTGGAAATGAtatcgttaaacattttatttttacataatttaatgtggtTACATCTAGTAAATTTTGGTATCTCAATATTCAATTCCGATAACCATTGTCTACCTAGTAAATTAGTAGTACCCTTATCGATCACATAGAGATCtagtttcttcatatttttcatatattgcaCATCAGTCTCTAAATACCCTATTGGTTGAATGACAGagccatcataaaattttactttcattttacatggtttcaaaggtaattctttaaaatgctcCTTATACGTAGACTTGCTTATACAGGATAACGCAGAGCCTGTATCAATCTCCatcgataaggttttattattaattagaagctTTATACACACCGGTTTATAGTTGGTTAGTGACATTTGATACATCGGTTCCTCGTTTGTACCCTCAACGTCTTGCTCCGAGCCGGAGTTGTCATCCATCGCTGGCTCGCTCAGCCAGTACGCCGCGTCGGTAACGTCGTTGCTGCGTGCGGTGCGAGCGTTGCTGCGCCCCCCGCGCGCCATGTTGCCGCTCCGCCATACACCCGCTCCGTAGGCGCTCGACCCGATCACGCGTCCTCTACGTGACCTTCCTCGCGCGCCATTATTCCCGCGGTTTGAAATCGTAGATTTTATGCGacgatcaaattctttttttctacaaactcTTCGTAAATGGCCAGGTTGTCCACAATAACTACATTCGAACTCCTTGTACCTACAGTTATGTGCCCCATGACCGTTGACCCCGCAGGCTGAACATTTATTGAGTTCCAACTTGTGTATTCTCTCGCTTAGTTCCCGGCTGGTAGTTTGTTCCTGCGTTCCCTCTACGGCCCCGGCGTCCCGCTCAGCTGCCTCCAGAGTATTGGCTAATACTAGCGCTTTTTGATAATCTATGTTATCTTCCGCGAATAACCTCTGACGTATATATTCGCTACGTAACCCGCACACAAACTGATCCctcaaattttcttctaaattgatCTTGAATTCACAATAACGTGACATCTTTTTCAAATCTGCCACGTAATCAGCTATCGTTTCTCCCGCTGATTGGCGTCTTTGTCGGAACCTATACCTCTCCGCGAGAATTGATGGTTTCGGCTGTAGATGTGCTTGCAGTAATTCCACCGCTTCTTTATATTTCAGGGTTGATGGTTTTCTCGGGCTCGCCAAAGTAGACAGTAACTCATAAGCCGGTTCGCCGATAAGAGCTATTAATGTTGGTAACTTCAAATCTTCCGCTATTTTGTtagcaacaaaatacatttcgagaCGATCGACGTACGCCGACCAATTcccattttttatgtcaaaatctcGAACTTTCCCAacagacatttttaatcacCCCCAAAGCACTAtaccacaataatttaagactttattCTGCACCGAATATCGTTCCGTTATCCTCGTCGCcactgataaataatagacgtttgcatagttcaagcttctattttcaattgccgccattccaaatctggcgcgtcgctcctcacttaaccacagacaacacaaatatttataatcatatgtaacatatattaaaaaaagttctttaatGAAACCACGAAAACAGAAGGAAACTAAACACAGTATTGGCTTAAAGTTGAATAAGGTCAAACCTATTTATTTGAGTTACATCTAAACCACTTGCGTCTAATGAACTAATGTGTGCGTTACAATAAAAGTGATTATACTAACCGATGTAACAAGACTTAATTGTAAGTGAGCCAGAGCTGACTCACAGTTCAAAGACGTCTTGCTAAATTCATATACCAACACCACGTTATGTATTTGCATAGTCTCACCGACAATTCAATAAACCGACATGACGTCACTAATGATATCAtactttttttcaaagaaattcgCTTCGTTTATGTTTAATCCAAGGACCATCTGATACGCTTGCATGTTGCTCAACCACGATATTTACGTAGCTAAAAGTAGGTTACTATGGATCGAAATATCTGGAGTATTCATGTAAACAGGAATTACGGACATTTtgaatcttaatttttttgttcgGTTTTCATGAATGACTGTTGCCTATTGATAAAAACAGTCAGGGACATTATTAAATAGGACAGGGAGTGAAGCAACTAAAAACTATTATGTTTGCAAACGTTCTATGGAATCACAAGGTCCTATTTGGATTTTATAATCTCACAAATATTACCTCTGAAACCTCGACGAACTGGTTTTGTCAGTGGACGATTATGCACGTGGGATTTCGACCACCCACGATATGGTGTAAGTTCaaaaaattttaaataggttttatttgatttttctataaaaatgttgttgaaGACATCCGTGCCTGTCCTACTTTATTGTGCCCAATAGAATTCACAATTGTAATTTTCATAATGTGGCTAAATTGGGagtcaaattgatttttaaaatctgtgAAGAAATCTACTCAAAAGAGAATGAACGAATTGTTCTTACCAGCTGAGCGAGTTTGAGGAAGCCTGGCATTGTGCAGAGGTAGCCGGTATTGTCATACATGGTGGAGCGCGTGGTGGCCACCGTGGTGCGAGTGATTGTCACCGAGTGAGACATGGTGGATCACTGAAAACAGAAAACATAAAGTCTAATATAATATTGCAACTGTATGCGTTGATACTTAGTCAAGCAGCTAAGCACGAAGACCTTTGGGCAGAAATTCAAATCTCCTTTTTTTTCATGATTCTCGTCGAATTTCATTTGTTCGAATCTCAAGGACAAAGACAAGAAAATAAGCTTAAGCgctattaaactttattacttCCTTGGCACAAAATCAACTTTTCGCATTTTCACCGCTTGCCATTTGAAACACATTTGCAATGTCGATTGTATTTACCTGCATAGGAATTCTACAACGATGACTCTTTTTCATTGTTGTATCGActctgttattttaatattattcatttaagaAAATCAAGTAcgcaaaatatttgttgtaactGGGAAAGACTAATTGGTCTTCGAGATACGGGATATGTCAGAAATTTATTTCTATGCACAAAATCGATATCTAAATGTGCCCGGGATTTACCGAAACATGATAAGAGATAGGTACATATGCATCAACTTTATTTCAAAGGAATACGGTTGGTTTTCGACCAGCTATTTTGTATGTGAGGTCGAACCCGCATGAGAGGCATTGTCGTGAAACTTATGTCATCTCCAAAAAAGGGTTGGTTAGGTCAACTTGTTGGCGGGCCGCGAGTCCATGACGCTGTGATGTTTGTGGGCCGAGGTCGCCTGCTCTGAACGCACCGAACATTGAGTAGCTCTTGtatcaaaaagtttatttctagACACAAACATTGGGATACGACTGAAACTAAGGTGAACCGAACGCAGGTAATATGGAAGTTGGGCAATAAAGTTGACGTGATTAccagaaataaatatgatgatatACGAAAAATAGATAACATAGATGGTGCATAAATGGTGCATAACTCTACTTGAAATATCACGAATGAATCACATTTTCCAAGAAAGCCTTGTAGTAAAAGTAATTACATTGTTACTTATTCATATATGTACATGATATAAGTATAGTGCATTCCTATTTATCAGTCAATAgcgtaatatataataataaaaatatgcactAAAATCGCGCAAATAAcctttctcaatattttttttataatttttatcatgtttaaAAATTCAGTAAGCAATTATTACATGTTTATATTGTTTGCTCATCGCATATTTCAGCTTGAGTTTATAGCAAgtaatttgcatattttattgtcaaacattaataaagtaaacaaatgacAAGCATTGCTCTTGTCCAGCAATGCTAAACAAGAGCAATTAATTAATCCCTGCGTAATATTTCCCTCCACGGTATACTAGAAgcaattaaataagtaatttacttaCAATGTTTATATTCTCCGGTAAGTAAATGTATAGCGGTCGTGTAAGGCGCACGTTAACACGAGTGAGCTCCGCAGTAACGACTGTGGGCGCCAGACGGCCGAGCTGACTCACCTTCGCGGATCGACGCCGCGCATACAAACACCCATCACCAGACTCCAGCCATGCGCATGAAGGATTGCTGTAAACATCCTTGCGAACCCTATGACTCAGAGGGCTACCACCACCTCTGAAATTGATATtttgctgttgtggaagagagatgccgctctacactttGAAGTAGAGTGTCATGCTTCCTCAACCGCATAATATCAAATAGTGGCTTGAGAGGTGGCGGCAGCCCCACAGACATACCGAGACATGCACCATGCCCGAAAACAAAGGAGATCTAAACGAGAATATCGAACCAGCGACCCGGCTGGTCTGCGTGCATGACGCATGCGTATTTGTAGTTGATTGTCAAGGACACGAAGGTTACTCAAAACCTAAAATATAAACGCAGCTAGCAATTGTTATTCTCGAAAACATGTGAGCATCTCATACTCAATGGACGgttgtaatttttgttatagATCCAAATAAGAcgttaaacttgtttttttttttatcaagactTTTCTTATTTGCTTCAATAAACCTAAATTGCCTATTTTCAGAgtaatacatatacatatagtGTTTTCGTTTTACAAGtaaaattttcagaaaattCCCAAATACTGtttagaaaaaaagattttaataagatCACTTGCTTCCACTTCTTCATGGAAAAATAGAGACGACTTGTCCCCAAACTTTTGCCAAAGTCTTCCTTATTTCTCTGGggatatttctttaaaattaatgtcgTTGGTTTCTCAAAAAACCTATGGTTACTGCCTACTGGTAAAGTAGAAGCCAACCGCAAAAGAGTTCATACGAAATCCGATCTATGTTGAACTCCGAGCCCTTGATGCGCTCTAAGATGCAACGATGATTTCGCAAAAAGTTGCCACAGATTCGGGACTTTCAACTGACATTGAGGATATTGATGCAAAGAAAAGAACTTCAGCCACGGAAATAGACATTCATCGACTTTCTGTTGTATGTGACCAGAATTCAACACTTCCTATTGTTCCTGCACCCTATTGCTGAAATCCTATTGCTGCGGATCCGGTCAACTCCGCTGGCGTCTGGTCGTCAGGTCTGACAGtctccaggctgtatctcaagtaAAGTGGTAACTGGTCAGTTAAAATGTTAACATATGATTGAGGTATATTTGCTGTTGCTGTACAACAAACACTAAACAGCAACACCGTGCGGACGTACATTTGGTGGATGACCAACTTTTATAGAACTACTTGTTTACCATTTTTCAATGAATGCCACTAATCCAATTCGCATTATCTACCAGCATATCGCCACGGTATTCCTTTGGtagatttgtaaataataaaaacctttctatgttaaaatatatttattaactttttacaaattagttcaataaaattaactattgtttaaaaacttcaCAAAACTTCTGACATTCAACAcaacttaaatatttcagttcttaacaaaaacatcaaaatgtaACTATAAgaagtattatattaaaatacaagtgtaaatatttgtacctAAGTAGGTATAAGGTGTAGAAAAAGTGCTCAATCCCGTATAATATAGAGAATACCTTAATGtactataaaatactttctCCTTAACCAACCTGAGATTTACAAACCTTCCTGACGCGCATCACTTTCATGGTTAagttaatacaaattaaagtgGGTATATTCTCGTTTGGGCACATAGTAGCCAAACGATTCAACGAAATTTGACATTTTTACAAGTACTAACGGTTATCGaatcacaaaaatgtattaaattgacaggaatgtcattttcatacattttaggCGTTCGACAATCGCGCTTGTAAGTAATGACATTCGGCTACGGAggtatacattttatacaattcataataaaataaaggactTATAAAAACGTATCTATAaaggttaatatttaaacattcttTCTGAAActgttttccaaaaatatccttttctgatacaaatatattttttcatcataaatAATTCTTGTCAGGTGTTGCATTACAATCATATGTTTAAGACTTTATTCGTTTACTTCGTTCATtgatattttgtctttttaataattatatgttattgTATCTTTTCATAATAGGTATACAATTTCCTATAATTTTCAATACATAAGGTCGGTGAAACGAGAAGAAAAAGATACATTCATAAAAACCCTATAACACATTTTATAATTGTGcatattcatataaaaactcttttggtTTACCTCAAAATGTTATGTAATCTTTATAACTACGTCATCCtaattaagaatgttttttttaataaattattagtttattcaAAAGTCGTACATTAAATTCGTTGACATCGGGagaatagaaaacattttagtttatatCTTCAGTGTTCAATacataacttaaatttattacaaagagCTTACTGTTTGTTCATAGAATTCAACATCACTTTAATTGTGGCTAAACATATTACTGATTGTTTAACATACCTACCCAactatttaacttaaattaactCAATCTATGGCCTTTAATTTAAGTGTAAGTctattattaatacaaattcATACTGTTTGTTATGACTTTAAagacattttgtatatttatgacAAAGACGCTAACCTCTTGCTCCCTTACCaagttacttttaataaaacggCTTTCATAAACTTAGGGAAtagaatttttttatttgttttggggCTGGTCTAAAAGGCAAAAACGATTTGATCCACGAAATAActcatcattt
It contains:
- the LOC113507150 gene encoding uncharacterized protein K02A2.6-like isoform X1, yielding MLRAGVIEPVERSDWATPLVIARKGDGGIRLCADYKVTLNKALLVDRYPVPKVEDLFSNLSGNHYFTKLDLSQAYNQLILDETSRNYTVINTHRGLFKYNRLVYGLSSSPGIFQKFMMNLFKNVQDVVIFYDDILIKNKSLESHLERVEQVFSILERNGLKIKKEKCEFMVGQVKYLGFIIDKHGVRVDANKIKPILSMPDPTNVSELKSFLGMVNFYGKFIKNLSTHITPLYELLKKGKHWQWTKTHRYVFNKIKQLLCSTEVLTHFDISLESIVTCDASARGLGAVLAQRASDGSERVVAYASRALTAAELHYSQIHKEALAIIFAVDKFHQYLYGRKFTLRTDHKPLVTIFGPHAGIPNTAASRLQRWAIKLSAYDFNIEYIRSDKNTADILSRLISTHKEGVISEELDTPEQTYLHFAAEALLLDYQTLKKETVSDSVLSRVARYINDGWPVEVEMKELKPYFNRRKELYIELGCVMWGHRLVIPSTCRNKVIAELHESHMGIVKTKSLARSYVWWPGIDEALETACCSCTVCAEVADAPPAHAPRAWPWPDRPWTRIHVDFLGPVAGLTYLVVVDAHSKWIEAIRMLSTTSQAVIKELREMWARFGLPKQLVSDNGPPFFSGEFQQFLNNNGIEHIFSAPYHPASNGAAENAVKICKKSIKKAIKSKSDVHSTLCRFLLAYRNTPHYTTGESPAKMLLGRNLRMRLDCLKPDQKALIRARQETVEATSSGVTRQFNPGDLVWFREYRSSNKWSAGTVIEKTGSTDYNVKSIHGTEVHRHIDQLKPRVINRTARLVDANFRNFQPVQPVKSSRSSLVFPSDNNRAPNTEPDRTNGTSLTKALVEETSRTQTDGSDLVTSEPLSTSSVPLNMPKVQETGSPRVPITRDIRTSNRTRKPVKRYGFDDD
- the LOC113507150 gene encoding uncharacterized protein LOC113507150 isoform X3, producing the protein MSVGKVRDFDIKNGNWSAYVDRLEMYFVANKIAEDLKLPTLIALIGEPAYELLSTLASPRKPSTLKYKEAVELLQAHLQPKPSILAERYRFRQRRQSAGETIADYVADLKKMSRYCEFKINLEENLRDQFVCGLRSEYIRQRLFAEDNIDYQKALVLANTLEAAERDAGAVEGTQEQTTSRELSERIHKLELNKCSACGVNGHGAHNCRYKEFECSYCGQPGHLRRVCRKKEFDRRIKSTISNRGNNGARGRSRRGRVIGSSAYGAGVWRSGNMARGGRSNARTARSNDVTDAAYWLSEPAMDDNSGSEQDVEGTNEEPMYQMSLTNYKPT
- the LOC113507150 gene encoding uncharacterized protein LOC113507150 isoform X2 translates to MSVGKVRDFDIKNGNWSAYVDRLEMYFVANKIAEDLKLPTLIALIGEPAYELLSTLASPRKPSTLKYKEAVELLQAHLQPKPSILAERYRFRQRRQSAGETIADYVADLKKMSRYCEFKINLEENLRDQFVCGLRSEYIRQRLFAEDNIDYQKALVLANTLEAAERDAGAVEGTQEQTTSRELSERIHKLELNKCSACGVNGHGAHNCRYKEFECSYCGQPGHLRRVCRKKEFDRRIKSTISNRGNNGARGRSRRGRVIGSSAYGAGVWRSGNMARGGRSNARTARSNDVTDAAYWLSEPAMDDNSGSEQDVEGTNEEPMYQMSLTNYKPLLGAACVGVVGYYMDYGGYSVINGKAELFFLLIAVTFLIGTFCILLACLLSMSTASILSKTIYELIYHGVAFVLYLCAGLTLLIEVNHQKNNYYRRGYEPYFAAAIMGLVQAFLYFMSTFLANRHYRGI